The following nucleotide sequence is from Saimiri boliviensis isolate mSaiBol1 chromosome 6, mSaiBol1.pri, whole genome shotgun sequence.
GGCAATCAAACATAACTATGCAACTGAGCTGAATTTTCACAACActaaaagaattcatttttaCCTATCTCCATTAGATGGCTTAGATTCCAACTTGGGCTTTTTCTTTGGAGTTTCATTCTGAATTGCTGCAGAGGATTTatggctgaaataaaaaattaataagaatagtTAAGAGTAAAAAGGACAGAGGAACCAAATGATAAGTTATTCATCTTCCCCtaaaatattactgaaaatattgatttttgtaaGGCTTAAGTAACAAAGTTAAAGGAGTAACATAcacttataaaaatacatttcaaaatacttcAGAAAATACAGCAATGTATTTACCTCTGTTTCCACAGTCCCTGCTCTTGTTCTGGACTTAGATTGCTgattctgaaaaatatataaatgacatCTAATAACGACATTCATTTAATACACCTAAATTTAACATTCTTTCTCAATGGATAcaaattatatgtttataatcTTTTGTTCAGAGAAAGGTATATTTAAGTTTTCAGACTAAACTAGTATTGAATAAACCACATTCTGATGAGACAAATTCTAATCAAACGATTACTGGTCATCTTAAGTTCTTTAAGAATCTTTTTAATCAGCATATCCACAGTTCAATTTAATATCATACAAAGGGTGGAGTATACAAGCACAAAAACTACCACAAGaagattctaaaattataaagtcTAGTTATTATTGTACTTTGGCTGCCCTTACTAATTCAGATggaaaatttttatctttaaagcTAAGGCTTTCCTAGTAATTTAAAGTGGAGATTTTTCCTTTGGAGTAACTCAAGGTGCTCATAATAGTATGTCTATTTAAATGGGGAAATACGttgatttatttgattctttCCCAATTTTCTCAAAAATCCTCCTCAAAGTCCCTAGATCTCTCTTTAGTATTCTGGAGATGTTATGCTGAAGCTACTGGGAAATTTCATAGTAACAAATGATTTTACTTTTACTCATAATTTAATACTGTAATAGTTTTCTATTCTGGCATAATACTAATAATCACTTTGTAATTCTCTATGAAtcctacatttttttccctcctataCTTGGCACATCAGTCAATCCTTCACTAACCCCTAGTTTATTCACTCCACATATAGATTATCTTCTATGAACCAGATGCCATGTATTTATACAATTTAGAAGATATTGGAAGACCTAAGCTGTGACCTCATGCAAATTACTTAACATCCCGAAGCCTTGGTtctctcatatgtaaaatggatgTAATACATACCTTATACTGATATGAGCATTAAATGAGTCATATACATAAAAGCACTTAGTATAGTGCTGGCATATACAAAAcagatatatgcatacatgtgtctAAAATTTACTATTGGTTCAGCTGTAGAAGTTtttgaagcaaaagaaaaaaacagatcttAAGACTCAGCTGTAAACCAATACCAAGTTGGGGAAAAACAGCAATAACTCCATCAACCTGAGTTCTTCTTATTTGTGAATGGAAATCCTATTGAGGGATGCggttgtcttgtcttgtctttttttttacaaatttcatTATAAGCGAGCGTAACAAGCCATACATGAATTAACAGCACTAGCCGTATCTCAAATAATCACATTAATATGACTGATAGAAACATCTGGAATTCCCATCTTAGTTTTCTGAGGGTTGTCCATTCCTAGATTCAGATCCACCTTAGTGCCACCCACACAACCACATCCCCTACTCTAGCCAATCACCATCTATCACAATATGTATGCTCCTCATTTTCAGTCTAATCTATCGAACTTAAGATAGGACCCTACAAATTAACTGTTATCAAATGGTCAATAGCCATCAAATAGAAAATAGTGTTtgtggccgggtacagtggctcacacctataaatcccagcactgtgagaagcgggtggatcacgaagtcagactgagaccatcctggctaacatggtgaaacctcgtctctactaaaatacaaaaaactagccaggcatggtggcacgtgcctgtagtcccaactactcaggaggctgaggcaaaagaatcgcttgaacccaggaggcagaggttgcagtgagccaagatcgtgccattgcactccaaactggcaacagagcgagactccatctcccaaaaaaagaaaacaaaaaaacaacaaaaaaagaaaatagtgtttgtatttcttatgtaaccaaaagtaaaaaaattgaaGACTTTCAATTTCAATACTgtcttctttccctttatttttgaaacctgtcattttttcaaaaatttggtTGCTGTCACATACTTCGATCTTCACAAAAATAATCTGATTGTGTCCTTTTACATCATGCTAAGACAAATTTATCTGTAAAGAATAGAGAAAGGAGACATTTTGGCAGTCTTAGGAGTATGTCTGACATTCCTATTACAGTATATAGTTGTCACATTGTTTCTTAAAGCAAGAAGCAAAACCAAGGTAATCTTATATTCCTTTGCTCCTTAAGATACTGATATAAAGATCACAAGATTTCTTCAAAACAACCAGAAGACAAGGTATTGCATTGTAGTCTACCCAACGGTAGAATTAACCACCACTAACCTCAACGTAACCTCATCATCTAAAAGGTGATGGAATACGGTTTAGAACAAATCTTACTAATTAGTAGAGCTATATTACATTCCAAAAATACTGCATTTGTTCCAAAATGTGGTGGGCATCAGTTTCTTGTAAATTCAGTTTTAAATTATCTGAAACTTAAAAGACtcataaacaaacaataaattcTTCTGAAAATGGGCATGCAATATGTTcctgctttttccattttaatttgtgtttacatgagtttaatttgatttttaatgttcttgTTTGTTCCATGAAGcctaaaactgcattttaaaaagactttataCTACACACATCAAGGGTTAAGGTACTACTACTACTACAACATAACTCCTCCCCAACAGGTCACTTTAAAAATcaagtacagttgacccttgaacaacccAGTTTTGAACTGCATGGGATCACCTAtacaagaactttttttttttccaagcaaaTACAGATCAAAAGTACAATATTTGGAGGATGTGAAACCTGCATGTATAGAAGGCCAACTTTTCCTACAGGCAGGTTCCACAAGGCCAACTGGAGTATATGCAAATTTTGGTCTATGAGAGGGTTCCCCATCAAATCCCTCCAGCATACTGAGGGAAAACTGAGGATTTTGATAAGTTATTTAAGTGTTAACTGATGTACTTTTATTTTGACTTtctatgattataattttataatttcctaaGTGTCTTACCTGTATTACGGTAAATAGCTAAACATATTCCATGTGTGCAATATTATACACTGAATGAAATGGAGACATGACCTTAGACACACAAGAAGCCTACTGTGTACAACAGAATCTAGActagcacatagtaaatatttgcaCAAAGTAAACACCAATAAATGGCATTAAAATGCCaggaagaattttagaaaatatgactTCAAAGTACTTACTTGTGATGACTACTGCTGTGacgatggtgatggtgatgatggtggtgatgatgtttTGGATGATGTTGGTCTTTCTCAGTAAGAGATGAAGAAGATGAATTTGAATGTGATGATCCCAGgctcttcctttgttcttttgtctTCTGTAAAACTCTTTTGTATGATAAAGTACAGAGCCAGCATAATAACTTTCCGTCAaccttttaagaaaataagtgtATTAAATTAAACGTACCCATATAAACTGGCTGTGAATGAAACCAGGCAAGATAAACGACTCACCTATATTCCACACGTAACATGCACAAATGCATGTATGCACATATTCACAAGTTGTTTTGCAAAACAGAAGTAAAACTGGACTTTTCTGAAACTTGGGAAAATACTTGgttggaaaattataaaattaatgaggAAGACATACAGATTTCCTTTAGTTTTGAGgcatttttaatttgaagaaaaaaaacatgttaCCTTTTTTCTTATTCCAGGAGATTAAGTATAAACTGACTGATATACTTCCAAGAAATACAGCCTGAATTCTTAAATCACTGCGCAATTACTGATAAAGTATTTCCCACTACAGTAAGTAttgtaaatttacaaaaaaacagaaaagcctaAATGATATACACAGTTGACTCTCATTGTTCTTCATTTCCTATCTGTGTATTTGCCTACTCAGCAAAATTTATCTGTGATGCCAAAAGTCAGTATTTGTAGCATTTTTTGCGGCCACTGCATACATACACAGTGGTGAAAAATCTCTGCCACCCAACTGCACGTTCCCAGCTGAGATGTAACAAGGTGATGCTCTGCCTTGTTTTACCTCTCAAACAGGTATCCTTTTCACAGTCAATTTAGTGAcatgtttttcaagtttttatagTCCCAAAGAGTACTGCCAAAGTGCTATACAGTGTTTCTAGGCTCAAGAAGGTTATAAtgtgcaatagcaaagacatggaatcaacccacaTGCCAATCAATGGTAGAccagatatagaaaatgtggtacatatacaccatagaatactatgcagctatagaaaagaacaagatcatgtcctttccaggaatatggatggagctggaggccactattcttagcaaactgacaaaagaacagaaaaccaaatactgcatgttcttacttataagcaggagctaaacgatgagaacacatgaacacattgAGGGAAACAACAAACACTAGAGTCTATCAGTGGGTAGAGGGCAGAAGAGggaaagaatcaggaaaaataactaatgggtattaggcttaatacccgggtgatgaaataatctgtacaacaaacctccatgacacaagtttacctatataacaaacgtgcacatgtaccactgaacttaaaaaaaaaacattaaaaataaaaaaggaaagttaagaaggctgtgatgtgccttacagagaaaatatgtGTGTTACATAAGCTATGTTCAGGCACTCTTAGTGCTGCTGGCCATGAGTTCAATTACATTTATTGGCAGTGTATATTAAATAAGTTGTCTTCAAACagtaacacaaacaaaaaagttcaTATATTGATCAACTGACCAACATGTTATTACTGGAGATGTGAACTTATTCCTATATTTCTCTTGGGCAATGTTTCAGTACAGTAGTCCCCCTGACCAATAGTTTTAGTTACCGATGGTCAACCTTAGTCTAAAAATGTTACATATGATATGATATTCTGAGGGAGAAataccacattcacataactgtAACTAGAAtatgttattataattattctattttgctattatttttatctcttgtTATACCTAATTTAAAAACTAGACTTTATCCTAAGCATGTATGTATAGGAGAAAACACAGTAGAGTTCGTTATTATCCCCAGTTTCAGGCATCTGTTTCATCCAGGTGGTTTTAGAAGGTATTCCTCATGAATAAGGGAGGGTACTACTGTATTCACTGTTTTATGGGAAGTTTAAAGAACTACTGCAAATAATGAGAATCAACTGTACCTGtctcagagaagagagagagtgtTTCCAAAAGTACTGactaaacctttaaaaataaaatcaaatttttatctgtttgttcACATCTATTCCATCCAGAGTACTCCAAGGTATGTATGTACCAGACGTGCTGGAGGGACAGGTCTTATAACGGGGAATATACATTGCTGTAGGGAGACCTGAGGAAGCCCCTCAAAGCGGACTTCTCCAAATCAGCTAAAATTGATAGGCAACAGAAGGCCTGTGTGAATGCTGACTGGCAGAGGAATATCACATGAACACATATACTTATTATAGTAAGTCACTGTAggtaagcaaaaacaaacagtaGTTTCAAATATGAGCCCGTATCAAAAGGCACAAGAGTACCTGAATTTTAGGTGCCAATGTGCCATCAGGTATTTTTTTCACACCAGCAATGTCAAGTAACCAGCAAGGCGGTAAAGTAAAAGAAGTTATTTAACAGTAATTAGTTAAATCTCCTGAACCAAATGTGGGACAGCCAAATAGTACAGAGTAGCTACCACAGAGTGTTTTTTGTAGTATATGAATCACACAAGGAGGACACTCACTATTCCTGCATGTTCATCTAACTACTTGCTTTCACGGACCCAAAGAGATCATGTCTCAGTAGTGTATTAATTATAATTTCCACCTTGTttggcattttatttaatttctagaaAATGTCATAACATAATAAAGCatacctttcttcttccttcctccttccgaTCAAAAGCACATTGTTGTTTGCACTGTTCACAGGTCTGAGGTGgtccatattttttttctgaatttgtaCAACGCTGACACTTGGTACCAATAAATGCTGCAATTATGTTACAGTACTGACAAGGCTTGGGCTgaaaaacatatacattttatatgagacttttaaaaacattaaatatttgttgcacAGCATATACCCAGCATTATAGACATATTTCTGGAATTAAGAAAACCCACAGGTAAGAAATTTGTTCTCTTATCCTGTCATATGAAATGACTTTTATACTGTATTTCCATgcattcaactaatatttacttCTAGTCATAAAACTATTACTCTAagattttaagaaatagatttctgATTTGCACAGTCTGTTAGATAATACAAAACCTACACATAAAAACAGtttcaaagaatgaaaataaagatatacaTGTATAGAAATCTCATGAACAAAGAATCTGAGGAAATGTCCTTCTACTAATTTAACATCCTAGTTAGCTTAGTGACTGTATCAtttactcaaaaaatattaacttttcatCATATATAGGCATAAGTAATACAAGGAATATATACTATAGGCaagttttcaacttaaaaaaaaatggggaccAGCATATTCAACATAAACCATAAAAACATACCTTGATTTTCTTTGATACTCAAAACATGATTCAGGACAGTTTAGAACATTAACGTTAGCATTTCTgaccaataataaataatattggtATAACATACCTATAATGATTGTAGAATACATCTAAGACAATTTGTACTAGGATTGTGTCATAACTTCTGTGAATAAATATCTTAATTGTgctgttttataaaaatagttcTGAGGAGGTTGTTCTGAAGTGGGCTAAAGTCTGATCACACAAATATTATGGATAAGAATTTGCTCTATTTGAATCTTTAACAGCTCCACAAATTTCACACTGATAttgaatatatgtaaaacatgcatataatttaactatttttaaatattgtcacCTTTCCATCAAAATGTGTACAGaaaatttctttcataaaatatcatatggtaaaatatttaagagCATAACAATACATAGTTTCTAAAAGGTCCAGCTTCGTGAAAAATATTAACTGACTAGTAACAATGACATGAAATGAAAACCTAAGACATACTTACCGTCCCAAACTGCTTCACATTTTGAGCACACTTCTTACAAATTGTGTTAGTTTTgctgaaaaagaaattgtataTAAATGATCATGTTTACTTAGCTTTCTAAGGTAATTAGCACAATGTCAAAATAAAATGAGTGAGTCAAAGGTTGGTAGGGCTTAAAACTTAACTCTAATATGGACCAcgaattttttcaaaaatacaagaatcTTTTCAGGGTTGTTTCACCCAGATTAAGACaaatgttttaatacatttttattgtgtatttctttttgtaaagaaaatatctCAATGTTTCATACGTAGCTTCAAAATCTTTACACTTGCCACCATTAATGCACAGCACTACAATACTAATGCACACCTAGCCTTCCAGTTGACTACTGTCTAACACTATAATGCTCACACCTACTTATGAAGAAGTTATTTGTTCTTCTCTGAGGCTACTTTCTGTATGTACTGTCAGAGTGGAACTCACTGTTAAAAAACTTATGTACTACTCTTCCATGTAATAAATTACTAGATTTCACCCTTCGAAGACCATTGGTAACACTACAGACCTTTCCTCAGGTCCGTAATTGTTttaccatatattttttttagtttaatagtAACTgtttacatttgcattttcattAGCAAGGCTATACATTTTCCATGTAGtaacttattttttctctcatacAATATCTAACTGTAAATTAACAGCCACCAGTTTTTTGGCAACATTCTCCCACCATGTATAAAAGGTTTACAACTTAAAATTTCTGGGgctaaacaattttaaaaaaatactttcataaaTATATGGCATTACAACCCCCAGGTATTCTATACAGACAACACTTCTCTTTAACAGTCAAAAACTGTTTAATATACAAACCTCTCTTGTTGAAATTCTGATCTGCAGTAAGTACATTTTACAATAGGATGTGCAATCCGACATTCCTGTAATAAGACAATACATCAATCAGTATCTATCTCAAAGTCCCAAACCTCACTTTTCTAGTAGAAAATTGTTTACCCAACCTAGTGAAATGTCTAAAACATTGATAAAACGTGGCCCCAACGTAAAGAACTGGTTGTTTTATCATATAAGTGGCCAATCACAGTATAATTCCTTAGGGAAGGCATAGGTGTCTTTGTCTTTGGTAGATGTGGGGATATATTACAGACAAATTAAGAAAGCTGTCAGGGCCGATTCCAAGAATTGGTTAAATGTGAAACTACTTATTATTTTGCACCGTTGCTCACAGACAGCATCCTGGCTTTAATGGGATGGGAGGAGCTCCAAATCATAGAGCATTCTGTTCCCAAACCAGTCGCTTCGCTTTCCTGGACAGGGAAGAAGGATGCCATCAGGTTTGCGGCTTCGGGTTCCTAGCAAGAAAGTGCAAAAACCGTCCCCTGCCTCCTGGTGGAAGAAGAGGACAGACCAGGCAGAAAACCGAGATGAAAACATCTCCACCCCAGGGTCTCTGCGGCATAGACAGGTGGCTGCCTCACTCAACCCCACCCGAGACCCCCGGACGCTGACGGGGCCCGGCACCGTCCTGGGCCGCCTGGAAGAGGACACGATTCTGCCTCCCTCTCAGGGACCGTTCCCAACTGATGCTCAAGCCCCCGGAAAAAGGGGTTCCCCAGTGGGGAGGCGAGGGCTCCAGACTCCCAAACCCCTGAGGCGCCGGCGAAGAGAGAGGGGCTGCAGCGCAGCGGTCACCCGGCCCCCATCAGACTACAGCGGAGGATACCCATCCCGCCCGCCTCCCGGAGCCCACGGACCTTGCAGAGCTGCTGGCCCTGGGAGAGCTCCTCGAAGGGATAGCGCTGGGTACACTTGGTGCAAGCGTACAGGGCCGAGGCCGCCATCCTGCTCCTCAGTctcctcctccgccgccgccCGCTCCGAGGCGGGGCCCTACGGAGAACTCGAGAGCCGCTGCCGCCGCCCGGGCCGCGGGCtccggctcctcctcctcctccccctccccctgcctcgCGCCCACCAGAGCCTCGCCGTGAGAGCCCAGGGCCCCGCGGACGACGCCACCGTCTCCCTCCGCCTCCACTTCCGCCCCAGCCCACCCAGTGACGCCGTGCCAGCCGCTCCCGCTTAGGCTCCGATAGCGGCGGAGGGAGACGAAGCGGAGAGTTGGTTGCTGTTTAGCGGCGCGGCCGCGGATCCGCTTCCTTCTCGGCTTCCCTTCCCCATGCCTGATTGGCTCTGGAGGCCACCGCGTCACTCGGTGGCTCCTCCCAACTCCCAACTTCCGCGACGCAGGGAGCATCCACAAAGGGAGGAAGTCGCTGGCCAATGACAGCCGGGTGCTCTCAACGCGCGAAATCCGCTTTGAACCTGCCCCGCCCAAAGGTCTGCGGTCGCGGCTATTAACAGCCAGTCCCAGGTTTGAGTGAGAGCGCCTCAATCCAATTGGGCAAATGTTCGCGAAAGGCTCGCTCTGTGCCGCAACTCTTTTTTCCCTTGCCTTCTATTGGACTAAGTCATTAAGTCCCTCCTCATCCTATTTGTTATTGGCCGAAAGGTAAGTACTTCACCTGGAGAGGCGTCCCCGAGGCAAACTCACGCTCCCTCCAGCGTGTAATCCGAGGGAACTCGGGGAGTGCTTGAACTTCGCCTTCGCTTTTGTTCTATCTCCATTATTCCGTTCGGTTGCCACTGGCGACAAGACTCACCCACGCTTCTTACTGGAGGAGGCCCGCCCCTCCACAGAATCC
It contains:
- the FAM76B gene encoding protein FAM76B isoform X2, producing MASFFPVQESEATGLGTECSMIWSSSHPIKARMLSECRIAHPIVKCTYCRSEFQQESKTNTICKKCAQNVKQFGTPKPCQYCNIIAAFIGTKCQRCTNSEKKYGPPQTCEQCKQQCAFDRKEEGRRKVDGKLLCWLCTLSYKRVLQKTKEQRKSLGSSHSNSSSSSLTEKDQHHPKHHHHHHHHHHRHSSSHHKISNLSPEQEQGLWKQSHKSSAAIQNETPKKKPKLESKPSNGDSSINQSADSGGTDNFVLISQLKEEVMSLKRLLQQRDQTILEKDKKLTELKADFQYQESNLRTKMNSMEKAHKETVEQLQAKNRELLKQVAALSKGKKFDKSGSILTSP
- the FAM76B gene encoding protein FAM76B isoform X1; the protein is MASFFPVQESEATGLGTECSMIWSSSHPIKARMLSECRIAHPIVKCTYCRSEFQQESKTNTICKKCAQNVKQFGTPKPCQYCNIIAAFIGTKCQRCTNSEKKYGPPQTCEQCKQQCAFDRKEEGRRKVDGKLLCWLCTLSYKRVLQKTKEQRKSLGSSHSNSSSSSLTEKDQHHPKHHHHHHHHHHRHSSSHHKISNLSPEQEQGLWKQSHKSSAAIQNETPKKKPKLESKPSNGDSSSINQSADSGGTDNFVLISQLKEEVMSLKRLLQQRDQTILEKDKKLTELKADFQYQESNLRTKMNSMEKAHKETVEQLQAKNRELLKQVAALSKGKKFDKSGSILTSP
- the FAM76B gene encoding protein FAM76B isoform X5; the encoded protein is MASFFPVQESEATGLGTECSMIWSSSHPIKARMLSECRIAHPIVKCTYCRSEFQQESKTNTICKKCAQNVKQFGTPKPCQYCNIIAAFIGTKCQRCTNSEKKYGPPQTCEQCKQQCAFDRKEEGRRKVDGKLLCWLCTLSYKRVLQKTKEQRKSLGSSHSNSSSSSLTEKDQHHPKHHHHHHHHHHRHSSSHHKISNLSPEQEQGLWKQSHKSSAAIQNETPKKKPKLESKPSNGDSSSINQSADSGGTDNFVLISQLKEEVMSLKRLLQQRDQTILEKDKKLTELKADFQYQESNLRTKMNSMEKAHKETVEQLQNLSPDGL
- the FAM76B gene encoding protein FAM76B isoform X4, translated to MAASALYACTKCTQRYPFEELSQGQQLCKECRIAHPIVKCTYCRSEFQQESKTNTICKKCAQNVKQFGTPKPCQYCNIIAAFIGTKCQRCTNSEKKYGPPQTCEQCKQQCAFDRKEEGRRKVDGKLLCWLCTLSYKRVLQKTKEQRKSLGSSHSNSSSSSLTEKDQHHPKHHHHHHHHHHRHSSSHHKISNLSPEQEQGLWKQSHKSSAAIQNETPKKKPKLESKPSNGDSSINQSADSGGTDNFVLISQLKEEVMSLKRLLQQRDQTILEKDKKLTELKADFQYQESNLRTKMNSMEKAHKETVEQLQAKNRELLKQVAALSKGKKFDKSGSILTSP
- the FAM76B gene encoding protein FAM76B isoform X3, coding for MAASALYACTKCTQRYPFEELSQGQQLCKECRIAHPIVKCTYCRSEFQQESKTNTICKKCAQNVKQFGTPKPCQYCNIIAAFIGTKCQRCTNSEKKYGPPQTCEQCKQQCAFDRKEEGRRKVDGKLLCWLCTLSYKRVLQKTKEQRKSLGSSHSNSSSSSLTEKDQHHPKHHHHHHHHHHRHSSSHHKISNLSPEQEQGLWKQSHKSSAAIQNETPKKKPKLESKPSNGDSSSINQSADSGGTDNFVLISQLKEEVMSLKRLLQQRDQTILEKDKKLTELKADFQYQESNLRTKMNSMEKAHKETVEQLQAKNRELLKQVAALSKGKKFDKSGSILTSP